A region of Moorena producens PAL-8-15-08-1 DNA encodes the following proteins:
- a CDS encoding IS607 family transposase, with product MALIPIRKAVELTGLSRNTLRKYADNGTLRCERTPGGTRLFHSEDVLRFGARRSKPDQLCERSAKTICYCRVSTSKQRDDLDRLLAYLHSLFPDAEIIFDIGSGLNYKRKGLRTILERIVLGDQLTIVVACKDRLTRFGFELIEYLVRSYRKSSAAFIVGKLCSIGSWFCSKAALL from the coding sequence ATGGCACTTATACCAATCCGTAAGGCGGTCGAACTTACGGGACTATCAAGGAACACGTTACGGAAGTACGCAGATAATGGCACTCTCAGATGCGAAAGGACTCCAGGCGGAACTAGACTATTTCATTCAGAAGATGTCCTCAGGTTCGGAGCAAGACGTTCAAAACCTGATCAACTTTGTGAACGATCTGCCAAGACGATTTGCTATTGCCGAGTCAGTACCAGCAAACAAAGAGACGACCTCGACAGACTTCTCGCCTATCTCCATTCCCTCTTCCCCGACGCCGAAATCATCTTTGACATCGGCTCAGGTCTTAACTACAAGAGGAAAGGGCTTAGAACCATACTGGAGCGAATTGTGCTCGGAGATCAGCTCACGATTGTTGTTGCCTGTAAAGACAGACTTACCCGATTTGGGTTTGAACTCATTGAGTACTTGGTTAGAAGTTACCGTAAGAGTAGTGCAGCCTTTATAGTTGGTAAATTATGCAGCATAGGGTCTTGGTTTTGTAGTAAGGCTGCACTACTCTAA
- a CDS encoding RNA-guided endonuclease InsQ/TnpB family protein: MEKSWFSANLKAAQSPNLPQILCPSFTSSPAGFTDSESTVKKSKKIRLFLNPDQRSLIRQWFGVSRYVFNKTVKILQAGVVKANWKAIKTGILNDLPEWCKEVPYQIKSIAIKDACTAVSEAKKKYKKTSQINRVRFRSRKNPIQSCYIPKSAVSETGIYHTKLGKLTYAEDLPVDICDCRLTSNNGDYYLVVPHKVAVSYTENQGRVVALDPGVRTFITFFSETSVGKIGHGDFSRIQRLCQHLDNLLSKISKAKRGQKRRMRKAARRMVIKIQNLINELHHKTARFLVDNFDVILLPTFETSKMSEKRNRKIRSKTVRNMLSFAHYRFKEFLKHKACITGKTVVDVCEAYTSKTVSWTGELVNIGGSKTIKSKVDGKVMDRDINGARGIFLRALGDTPWLRDQLALVSQNPPLVDFGS; the protein is encoded by the coding sequence GTGGAAAAATCCTGGTTCTCAGCCAATCTGAAAGCTGCCCAGAGTCCGAACTTACCGCAGATCTTATGTCCATCATTCACGTCTTCTCCTGCCGGGTTCACGGACTCCGAAAGTACGGTAAAAAAATCAAAGAAGATTCGACTGTTCCTAAATCCTGACCAGAGATCTCTTATTCGCCAATGGTTCGGAGTGTCCCGTTATGTGTTCAACAAAACCGTCAAAATTCTCCAAGCAGGCGTTGTAAAAGCCAATTGGAAAGCCATCAAAACAGGAATACTGAACGACCTTCCCGAGTGGTGCAAGGAAGTACCTTATCAGATTAAATCGATAGCGATAAAGGACGCTTGTACTGCTGTCAGTGAGGCTAAGAAAAAGTATAAAAAGACGTCACAAATTAATCGGGTAAGATTTAGATCAAGGAAGAACCCTATTCAGTCTTGCTATATCCCTAAGTCAGCAGTTTCTGAGACAGGAATATATCACACAAAGCTGGGTAAATTGACTTACGCTGAAGACTTACCCGTAGATATTTGCGACTGCCGACTAACTAGCAACAATGGCGATTACTATCTAGTAGTCCCTCACAAGGTAGCTGTATCATATACCGAAAACCAAGGTAGAGTAGTTGCCTTAGACCCTGGAGTCAGAACTTTCATCACTTTTTTCAGTGAGACATCTGTAGGAAAGATTGGGCACGGAGATTTTTCTCGCATCCAACGCCTGTGTCAGCATTTAGATAATTTACTGTCTAAAATAAGTAAAGCCAAACGCGGACAAAAGCGTCGGATGAGAAAAGCCGCTAGGCGAATGGTTATCAAGATCCAGAACCTAATCAATGAGCTTCATCATAAGACAGCTAGGTTTTTGGTTGATAACTTTGATGTGATTCTACTTCCCACCTTTGAAACATCTAAAATGTCGGAGAAAAGGAATAGAAAAATCAGATCTAAAACCGTTCGGAACATGCTCAGCTTTGCTCATTATCGCTTCAAAGAATTTTTAAAGCATAAAGCGTGCATAACTGGAAAAACAGTCGTAGATGTCTGCGAGGCTTACACCAGTAAGACTGTTAGCTGGACAGGTGAACTGGTAAACATAGGCGGGAGTAAGACTATCAAGTCAAAAGTTGATGGCAAAGTCATGGACAGAGACATCAACGGTGCTCGTGGTATATTTCTGCGAGCCTTGGGAGATACCCCCTGGCTGCGAGATCAGCTTGCATTAGTGAGCCAGAATCCGCCCTTGGTAGATTTTGGTAGCTAA